Within Bacillus solimangrovi, the genomic segment TGACATTCAAAATACTTTCATAAATGATTTCTTTGTCGTATACACCCGCCAGTGTGGAGATTATTTCTCCATCTTTCTGAATAATAAGTGTTGGATATTCTTCCACATTAAAGTGTTCGACGAGTTTGTTGTTGCTTGATGACTGAACGATGATGATATTAACGGTTTCCTTTGGGTATTGTTTCTTGAGATCAAGAAGAACATCGTAGTAATTTCCTTCATATTCAAGATAATCTTCATTCGAAAAGAAAATTACTTGATACCCTTTGTCATTTTGATTTATATCATCGATTGAATTTCCATCAACCGTTTGGCATGCGCCAAGAACGAACGTCAGTACAAGAAGGGTAAACACTTGCTTCATAATGAAACACCACTTCTTTCTTAATAGACTGATGTTACATAATACTAAATCAAGTATTATTTTAGCATGTTTTTTTACACAATTTTGTATTGTCATCTAAATGTTACAAAAATGAAAACAAGAGTATACAGTGTAACAAATACTTCTACTCAAAAGAATATATATCAAGTATCAATCAATACTATTTATATAGTAGTTGTTTAATTACCATTATTTGGGTATGGTAATTGTGATTAATTATTATTTAATGCGTAATTGTAAATGGAGCTTTAATAGCTATGAAAAAATGCATCTTATCACGTGTCAATTGACCCCTAAGGTATAAGGGTTAGTATTTACCTGATTGGTTCAACAAACCATCAGTGGAGGATGAAGGATTACCCTACTGATGGAAGTTTTACTTTATTTGGTGCAGCATAAACATCTACGATTACTAGTTCACTTTGTTCTAGTGTAAATGATTACGGATGTGCTGATAAAAGAAGAACTCCCAATTGAAGTAATTGAATCTTAAATCAGAATACTAGTTTCAAAGTTTTGAGGAGGTGTAATGATTAAAATAATAAACATATTGATTTTGTTTGCTTCAATATCCATTTATCTAACTGGTTGTTATCAACAAAATCAAAAATCTCAACTATTAGACGAAGTTCACACACCAATAGATCATGTACTTACTTTAACACCTATTCCTTTTAACAAAGGTGATGCTGAGATTTTAAATAACTTGTTTATTGATTGGTTTGTTGGTGCAGTAAATTATGAGTATAAATCGGAAAACAGCAAGAATAAAGATGAAGATGTAATTTTATTTTCTTATCATATTTATGAATTTGGAGAAGAAATAACACAATCAAATGTATTGGGCGAATATATGGTAAATGATTTAACAAGTACAGGTAAGTTTGTTTATTCACTTTTGAATACTTGCACGAGTGAAAATGCATGCTTTGAATTAGTAGTTTCATCAAAAAGCTCTTCTGGAGAATCATTATCTTGGGGACCAATTTCAGATTTTAAACTATCAACTCCATTAAGTAATGTTCATTCAAAATTTTTAAACAATGAAGTTCATTTGGAGCGAGGTGAACAAGCCATTGTTGGTGCTTATGTAAGCAGAACTTCATCTGAAGGTAGTTATACAAGTAGATTGACAGAAGATGAGATGAAAAAATATGATAGGGCTTTTGTAATAAAAGTAATGCTAACAGACGAACCAATTTGACAATATATGAATCTTCAATATGTATTTGGGTCTAAGGTATAAAATCTTAGAAGAGGAGACTGATTTGAAATGAGAAAAGTGTACTTGTTGTTTGGAATTATTGGTACTATATTTCCTTATTACTTTTTCATTAATTTTTTGAATCAATACGGTCTCGACATAGGTTTATTCGTAAATTTATTATTCAGCAATCCCATTTCTACTTTTTTTGCAGTTGATTTTTTTATTTCATGTGCTGTTTTTTTAGTATTTATGTTTATTGAATCAAGAAAATACAACATTAAAGGAAAATGGATTTGTTTAATTGCTCTATTTACTGTAGGTTTATCTTTAGCTTTACCATTATTCTTATATATCAGGCATCCATACATTAATTCAAAAACGAATGGAGATATAAGTGTAAGTTACTGTCGCAAATGGATACGGTTACAGTAAAGGAAGTCTAGATGGATCTTCAGAGTAGTCAGTTAATCCATCTAGACTTTCTTTTTTATATAACTATCTAAGGAGTATTCATTTTTTTGTTTCATGTTCAACCGTTTAAGCATGAAGTGCCTTTTCTTTTTTTATCGTTGCTACCTCTAATTCTTCTAGTAAGTCATGGATCAAGAGAATTTCATAAAGTATGACTGTATGTGAATTGAACTGGTGGTGATAGTGGCTTGATTCCTGATTGGAATGTTCTTTCTTCCAATGCCAGAAATTATAATCTAATTGCTCGATTAGTTCATAGTGTTCAATTGGTATTTTGTGTTTTGGATTTTGTAAAATAACAATAATTGAATCAATTGTCTTACTTAGTAATTCTCGTTCTTCTTGAGTAAACTCGTCTTTTATGTAGTGTGCATAGTGAAAGTTACCAAGATGAAAAACGATTTGCTGTAAAGTATTTAGTTGTTTCGTAGCACAATGAAAAAGACGCATTTCGTTTGGTTTAGATTTGTGGTAGCGAAATTCTTCACGTTGGTATTCGCTTAACTTTGATGTGTGGGTTATTTTTTGTGTTAATCTCCTGTATGCGGTTCTTGTCTTATGTTGGGTGCCGTTACGTTTGAATAATCCATCGCGAGCATATTGCAATGTCTCTGCGATTAATGTACAAATGATATCTATATCTTTCAAGATAATTGGATAATATTTTGGTGGCATGATAACAAAGTTAACAGCTGTCGAAATAACAAGTCCAATTAACGTTGTGCCAAAACGTGAAACAAGTGCAAATAAATAATGATCTTGTACACCTGGAATCATTGCTACAGCAGTTAATGTTGCAACGAGAATGCCTTCATCAAGCTTCAATCGATGACAAATACCGATTGTCAAGATTGTTGCTAATGTATATGTAAGTGTACTCTCACCTAATAAAAATGAAAAAAACATTGCGATTGCTGCACCTATTGTGGAAGCAGGTAATCGAACAAGTCCTTTTCTTACCGAATCATAAGCTGTCGGTTCAATAGTTACAATTGCTGTAATAATCGCAAATACTGAAGGTAAGTTGAATAACTGACAGATAAGGGCTGTTAAAAATACTGCAATCCCCGTTTTTACAATTCTTCCTCCAGCTATTTTATATCTCCTCAACTGGTTCACATGATTCACCCTATCTTCTCTATGTGATGAAATTTATAACAAATGATTCATTAAAAAATAGGGATGAAGCGGTTAGATTCATCTCTAGAATATATTATAATAATAAGTGAAAGAGTTGAACTTGTGAATATTTTGATGAGATATTGGAGGATTAATGGATGAGAAAATTATTGACATCATTATGTACGGTCATTCTTCTAGCTGGTTGTGGGACTGGTACCGCTACTATGGAAAATGAAAAATCAAATGAAGATGAAGTAGTAGCACGAGAGAATGAGGTGCAAGAGAGTAAAGCAGAAGTAAATGAAGCTGAGTTGACTGAAGAGCAACCCGTAGAAGATGTTCCAGAAGTACTAGAGCCACAATATCGCATCAATGAGAACCATTGGGGTGTTGAACCGATTGAAAATGCTCCAGAAAATGTCGTATTGTTAACAATTGATGATGCACCAGATAAGCATGCGATCCAAATGGCTGAAACGTTAAAAGAGAAGGATGCACTTGCTATCTTCTTTGTGAACGGACATTTTATTGATACAGATGAAGAAAAACAAGTTTTAAAACAAATTCATGATATGGGATTCCCAATTGGTAATCATACGATGAGCCACACTAAGTTAACGGATTTAACAGAAGAACAGCAAAAAGACGAAATAGTGAAATTGAATGATGAGATTGAAGCGATCATTGGTGAACGTCCACGATACTTCCGTGCACCATTTGGGATTAATAGTGACTATAGTAAACAAGTTGTTGCTGATGAGAACATGTTATTGATGAACTGGTCTTATGGTTATGATTGGAATAAGGAATATATGAATGCAGAAGCAATTGCTAATATTATGGTGAATACAGAGTTGCTACGAAACGGTTCTAATTTACTAATGCATGACCGTGAATGGACGGCTGCAGCTCTAGGACAAATTATTGATGGGTTACGTGAGAAAGGCTATGAAATGCTTGACCCTTCTTTATTAAAAACACCTCAAATAAAGGAGTAATAACAGTGCTTTAAATAAATGAATATGTTTTATTATGAGCCTCTTTAGTAAAGAAGATTGATTACATTTACTAAAGAGGTTTTGTATGTAGGTAACGTGTATATGTTTGATACTATTTCATTATTGTGATGTTCAGTATTCGATAATATAAACTTATCATTATTGATAAATAACATAACATTTACTTAATTATTGATGTGTAATAACATATCACTTGAAGAAATATTTGATATTAAAAGCATATTATATAGAAGAGGTGAGACAAAAAATGTCTATTAATTTCCATGAACAACAGAACCGTTTAACATATGCTTCTAGAAATGCAGACCAAACGTGGGTTAACATGATGAAGAAGCTAGTCGATGTTGAAGGGAAAAAAGTATTAGATCTAGGATGTGGAGGTGGGATTTACTCGAGGGCACTTGCCAGTATGGGAGCCGCATCTGTTACAGGAGTGGACTTCTCAGAGCAGATGCTTATTTCAGCTCGTGAACATAGTGAAAAATATCACAATGTTGAATTCATTCGTGCAAATGCTCTTAATACAAAACTAATTCAAAATGAATATGATTTCATATTAGTTAGAGCAGTTATTCATCACATTAAAGATCTTAATCGATGTTTTCTTGAATTATATCGGTTACTTGAAAGTGGAGGGACTTGTATCATTCAAGACCGTACTCCTGAGGATTGTTTAGTAGAGGGTAGTCCTGATCATATAAGAGGTTATTTCTTTTCAGAATTTCCAAAACTACGTGATAGGGAAATTACAAGGCGATATTCAGAACAACAAGTGAAACATGAATTACATGTAAATGGTTTTCGAAACATTAAAACATATGAGCTATGGGAAACGAGAAGAACATATAATCAATTGGATGACTTGTTAAGTGACATCACCAATCGAACTGGGCGTTCCATTCTCTATGAATTAAACGATAACGAATTAGTTCAACTATCTAAATATATTAAGGAACAATTAGAAAAAAGTAATGTTACACGAATAATGGAACGGGATAGATGGACAATTTGGAAAGCGAATAAAGTGTAATCTAGATTTTTTTTTCATATTAATAATTATAGGAGATAAACGAGTTTTCATCGTTCAAGAAAACAATAGTCAAAACGAAAGGAAGATACTATTACGGAAGTTTCACTTTATTTCGGACATACTAACAATAACGTGTTTGTTAGGAGGTTCGTAAGTGGCATTATTGAATCTTTTTTTGATAGCATTGCTTATTGCATTAACGGCCTTTTTCGTAGCTTCCGAATTTGCAATTGTGAAAGTGCGGATGACGAAGATTGAACACCTTGCAGCGAGTGGGAATAAATCAGCACAGGCTGCGATGAAGGTTTTGAATCATTTGGATGAATACTTATCAGCGTGTCAGTTGGGTATAACAATTACGTCGCTAGGACTTGGTTGGCTTGGTGAACCAACCGTAGAGAAACTCTTACATCCAGTGCTGCAGTCTTTTGAAGTAAATGAGACGATAAGCTCAGTTGTATCCTTCACTATTGCATTTTCAGCAATTACGTTTTTGCATGTTGTTGTTGGTGAGTTAGCTCCAAAAACAGTCGCAATTCAGAAATCAGAAAAAATTAGCTTATTAGTTGCTCAACCACTCATTTACTTCTATAAAGTGATGTATCCATTTATTTGGTTATTAAATGGGTCTGCACAAATTATTACAAGACTATTTGGTTTACATCCAGCATCTGATCATGAAATGGCTCATTCAGAAGAGGAATTGCGTTTGATTTTATCCGAAAGTTATAAAAGTGGTGAAATTAATCAGACCGAATATCAATATGTTGATAAGATTTTCGAGTTTGATGAACGATTAGCAAGAGAAATTATGATACCTAGAACAGAAATGGTCGTAGTTGATGAGCAAGATTTGATTGAGGAGAACTTAAAGCGGATGATCAAGGAACGCTATACGCGTTATCCTGTTGTAGATGGTGATAAAGATCATGTAACTGGAATAATCAATGTTCGAGATTTGTTAATAGACTTAATTGATAATAAACGACCAGAAAGTCTAACTGCCTATATACGACCTGTTATTCATGTAATTGAAACGATTCCAGTTCGAGATTTACTAATGAAAATGCAATTAAAGCATATTCATATGGCAATCTTAATTGATGAATATGGTGGTACAGCAGGGCTTGTAACGGTTGAGGATATTTTAGAAGAGATCGTTGGAGACATTCGAGATGAGTTTGATGTCGATGAACAGCCTGATATACAACGTGTTAGTGAAGGAACATATATTGTAGATGGGAAGGTTTTAATAGATGATCTTAATAAAGTCATCGGTACTTCACTTAATCATTCGAACATAGATACTGTTGGAGGCTGGTTGTTATCAGAGAAAATTGAAGTGAAGGAAGAAGAAGAGATCGAATATGATGGTGTAATATTTAAAGTGTTAGAGATGGATGGTAGGCATATAAGTTCAGTTCAGGTAACATTATCAAATCTTGAATAAAAGCCCTCTTAAATAGAGGGCCTTATAGTCATATACACATGTGAACTGTTGCTATTTTCTTTTGTAATAGTACATGATCCGTCCATTAAAGAGGTGTAATTCACCTTCTAATTTCTTAGCAAGAAACTTACTAAATTCATTTGCTTTTCCTTTATCTCCATATGTTGACTCATCTGGCAATGTTACTTGTATGTATGATTGAAAAGAACCTTCATCGTGTTTCTCTTTCCCTACACCGATAAGGATATATGCATAACGGTCTTCTGTACCTTTTAAATAGAACCATTGTCCATTAGAATCTGTTTGTTGTTTTATTTCATATGGGAACGCAGCATTCTCATATCCCCAGCCCAATTGTTTACCTGTTTTCCCCGTAATTTCTTTGTAGTAATGAAAGAGTTCCTTTAAATCTTCAAGTGAAATATCTTGTTGCCTAGAATTTGGAACAAGTTTAATGTATGAACTACCTGCCAAGTCGTTTCCCCCCTAGTATTTGAAGCGGTTTCAATTCATTAATATATTAGCATTATAACAAATAATTTGACAATAGATTCCTACTAAGTGTGAAATAACACTGAAGATTCTGTTTAATAATGATTGAAAAAAGGAAGAGGTTGGGTTATAATTATTTTTAGAAAAATCAGATAAATATAATGGGATAGTCCACCCCTACAGCCAAATATTTTCGTGAAATCGTAAAAGATAAGGAGGAATGGGTAATGATACAAGAATTTCACAAATTTTATGATGAACATGAGAATGTTAAGGTAAGGTTTGTTGGATTTTCCACGGATGATGTTCGTTATGACTTTGGCATTGTCCATACGAATATGTTTTTCGGCAAACCGTTAGTAATTTGTATGCAAACAGGACGTTCTTCATTATTGGATGCAGATGATGTTAAGGATGTCGAGTACTTAATGCAAACATTTCGTATAAAGACTGAACAAGAAGCAATAAACTTAGCTGATTTCTTTTCTGAGACACTTCCATCACCACAATTAGATGCACAATATGACTGAGTAAAGACCGTCCATAAATCGGTCTTTTTTTTTGAGCTTTTCTGTCGTATAACAAGAAAGCTTTTGAGTTAATTATCATATAATTATGATGTGCCTATTACATATTCACCTCACAATAGGCGAATGAACATTTTAATGTGATATACAAATTAGGTGTTGACGAAATAAATGTGTCATATTATTATAGTGATAAGCACTAATTAAAGCGTTTTCAAAAATGATAAAAGGGGATGAAACAATGGGTATCATCGTTTGTCAATCTTGTAATAGCACAATTGACCATTATGAGGACGAGAAGGTAACGACACTGTATTCAAAGTGTGACGGCTGCTGTAACGATGAAGACATTGATGAATAAAAAATAACACATATATAATTGAGAAAGCCTCTTTTTACCAATAAAAGTAAAAAGAGGCTAATTTTTAATTAATGATATAAATAGCATCACATTAACATTAAAAAAGTTGATAATCTAATCTGTTTAATAAGTAAACATCTACCTTATTACTTATTTGGTTAATATATGTCATCATAAATCATCTATAGTAACTTATTTTAAAGGTTCACCTTAAAAATATTTAACAATTATTGTTATACATGCTTTATCTTATTTAATAGCACGATGTTCTTTTATTACACGGAGTTTCTTTAGATCATGATCTTCAGGTCCTTGTACAGGCAAGCCTGCTTCTAAATTCTCAGAAATATAGCTTAAATTCTCTTCAGTAATAATTTCTCCAGGAATTAGGATAGGTATTCCAGGTGGATAGACCATGATGAATTCAGCAATGATTCGTCCTGCAGATTCTTCAAAAGGCACAACTTCTGTCTCAGAATAAAAGGCATCCCGTGGTGAAAGGGAAAGTAACGGAATATTCGGTACATGAACAGGTTGAGTTTCATGCTTTTTAGCAACTGAGTTGCGTTCATTTGAAAGTTGTTGTAAGGCTTCAATTAATAATTTAATTTCTGTTTCACTATCACCTGGTGTAATAATACATAAAATGTTATATAAGTCGGATAACTCCACCTCAATATTGTAGTGTTCACGTAACCATAATTCAACATCGTAACCTGTCATATCTAAGTCTTTAATAGAAATGATTAATTTCGTAGGGTCCATATCGTATGTGGATCTTGTTCCAAGAATTTCTCTTCCTGCACAGTGAAGGTGAGGAATTTCATTAATCATTTTACGTGCTCTTTCTGCTAGATCAATCGTTTTAGAGAGTAGTTCATAACCGTTTGTTGCTAGTTGTCTTCTTGCTGTATCAAGTGATGCAAGTAATAGGTAAGAAGTTGACGTTGTCGTTAACATGCTAATAATTGATTGAACTCTCTCAACAGAGACGAGTCCTTCTTTTACATTTAAAACAGAGCTTTGTGTAAGTGAACCACCTAATTTGTGAACACTTGTTGCAGCCATGTCTGCACCAGCTTGCATAGCTGATAACGGTAAATCATCATGGAAATGGATATGCACTCCGTGTGCTTCATCAACGAGGACAGGTACACCAAAAGAATGTGCTAAATTAACAATTTCTTTTAAATTTGCTGACACGCCAAAATAGGTTGGATTAATGACGAGCAATCCCTTTGCATCGGGGTGTGCTTCCAATGCTTTTTGAGCAGCTTCAGTTGAGATACCATGTGAAATACCAAACGTTTTATCAATTTCAGGATGGATAAAAATCGGTGTTGCACCTGAAAAAATAATGGCTGACATGATTGATTTGTGTACGTTCCGTGGAATGATGATCTTATCTCCAGGAGAACAAACTGACATAATCATCGTCATAATCGCTCCACTAGTACCTTGAACTGAGAAGAAAGTGTGGTCTGCTCCGAAGGCATCCGCAGCAAGCTTTTGTGCTTCTTCAATCATTCCATGTGGGTGATGGAGGTCGTCTAGCGGTCCGATGTTAATTAAATCAATGGATAAAGCATCTTTCCCAATGAAATTACGGAACTCTGTATCCATCCCAGCCCCCTTTTTATGACCAGGAATATGAAATTGTACAGGTTTTTTTTCTATATGTTCTAATAAGCCGGAGAATAACGGCGTCTTTGATTGATGCAATCCTTACACCTCATTATCTTAAGTAATGTTTCTAGTTTGTTAGAAAAAGCACGAGGATCATAAGGCATTTATTAGTTAAACGAACTTACTTCCTTCGTGTACCCTTATCTTAAAACAAGAGAATTATAGCAAATGCGTTTCTCTTTGCATAGTGGTATTTAGAATAATTTTATTGAATATAACGTTAATCAAATTATTAAATTCCAGAACTTCGAGGATTTGAGTTTCAAATTATAGTGTATCCATTTACTTAATTGCTTAAAGGAATTTTGTACATAAAGTCGAATAATGCAAAAAGAGGTGGGAGTCATCAAAATTTGAGAAGGAGAGTGTTTGCGATGGATTGGCAGACAAGAGTTTCAAAAGCATTAGGGATTCAATATCCGATCATTCAAGGTGGACTCGCTTATTTAGCTTATTCTGATTTAGCTGCAGCAGTTTCAAATGCAGGAGGTTTAGGTCAAATTACGGCAATGTCTCTATCTTCACCGAAAGAATTGCGAGATGAAATAAGGAAGGTACGTGAAAAAACGGATAAACCATTTGGGGTTAACTTTGCGATTGGACAACATGGTCGTCCTTTTGCACATATGCTTGAAGTTGCAATAGAAGAGAAAGTAGAAGTTGTTTCGATGACAGGTGGTAATCCCACACCAATCTTTGAACAATTAGAAGGGACAGGAATTAAGAAACTCGTACTTGTTGCGGCTAGACGTCAAGCAGAGAAGGCTGAGGAGTTAGGTGCAGATGCTGTTATGGTAGTTGGTCAAGAAGGTGGAGGTCATCTGGGAAGAGATGATATTGGAACGATGGTGCTTGTTCCTCAAGTTGTAGATGCAGTGTCGATTCCTGTTATTGCTTCTGGTGGAATTGGAGATGGTCGTGGATTAATGGCCGCACTTGCGTTAGGAGCAGAGGGTATTGAAATGGGTACGCGTTTTATTGCAGTGGAAGAATGTGTGCATGCTCATGAAGCATATCAGAAACGTCTTGTAGAAGCGAATGAACATGATACAGTAGTGATTAAGCGCTCACTCGGAACACCAGCTCGTGCAATTTCAAATGAATGGACATCACAAATTTTAGAAATGGAAAGAAACAAACAAGGTTTTGAAGCATTGAAAGAACATATCAATGGTCAAGCAAATAAACGTTATATATATGAAGGAAAGGATAATGAAGGTTTTGGGTGGGCAGGTCAAGTGTTAGGAAGAATTAAAGACGTGCCGACAACTGCCGAATTATTCAAACGGATTATTAGTGAAGCAGAACAAATTAGAACAGAGTGGAGTGGAAATGTAACGAAACAATCGTTATAATAAAGGGAAACTTCCATCAGTGGGGGTTCTTTTACTCTCACTCATGGTTATTTGAACCATCAGGTAATGACTGACGCATATTCTATTACGAATACTTTAGTTGACTTTCTTTCTTTATAGAAGTAAGTGTCATAGCATCAGTTGAAACGTGATAGTAGTTCATTAACCTCAATAAGTGTGGTGAACGGAATGGAATACTCATATCCAATCGACATGGATTGGGATAAAGAAGAAGTAATTGATATTATTGGTTTTTTTGAAATGATTGAAAAGGCATATGAAAAAGGCGTCGAACGAGACCTTTTATTAGCTTCATATCGCCGTTTCAAAGAAATTGTTCCAGGTAAAGCTCAAGAAAAGCAATCATTTCGACAGTTTGATGAATCTGCTAATGTTTCATGTTATCATACTGTGAAAAAAGCTCGAGAAAGCGAATCTGGTTCTATCATTAAGATGTAATGAAGGAATACGTCCGTTATCTTCTAAAATTAGAAACGGGCGTTTTTCTGTCGATGTATACTGTTGTTAACGTTAAAAAAGCAACTATAAATAAAGCTGATAGAAGCTTAAAGCTTTTGAAATGGTTTCTAGTCGGATTGAACTTAGGATAAAAAAGAGCAAAGAGGATGGAAAGTATGAGAACACTGTTTGATTTAACAATACAAGATATTCGTAAGGAATGTAACAATATACGTGTCTTCCA encodes:
- a CDS encoding thioredoxin domain-containing protein, coding for MKQVFTLLVLTFVLGACQTVDGNSIDDINQNDKGYQVIFFSNEDYLEYEGNYYDVLLDLKKQYPKETVNIIIVQSSSNNKLVEHFNVEEYPTLIIQKDGEIISTLAGVYDKEIIYESILNVINE
- a CDS encoding DUF2834 domain-containing protein; its protein translation is MRKVYLLFGIIGTIFPYYFFINFLNQYGLDIGLFVNLLFSNPISTFFAVDFFISCAVFLVFMFIESRKYNIKGKWICLIALFTVGLSLALPLFLYIRHPYINSKTNGDISVSYCRKWIRLQ
- a CDS encoding FUSC family protein; the protein is MNQLRRYKIAGGRIVKTGIAVFLTALICQLFNLPSVFAIITAIVTIEPTAYDSVRKGLVRLPASTIGAAIAMFFSFLLGESTLTYTLATILTIGICHRLKLDEGILVATLTAVAMIPGVQDHYLFALVSRFGTTLIGLVISTAVNFVIMPPKYYPIILKDIDIICTLIAETLQYARDGLFKRNGTQHKTRTAYRRLTQKITHTSKLSEYQREEFRYHKSKPNEMRLFHCATKQLNTLQQIVFHLGNFHYAHYIKDEFTQEERELLSKTIDSIIVILQNPKHKIPIEHYELIEQLDYNFWHWKKEHSNQESSHYHHQFNSHTVILYEILLIHDLLEELEVATIKKEKALHA
- a CDS encoding polysaccharide deacetylase family protein — encoded protein: MRKLLTSLCTVILLAGCGTGTATMENEKSNEDEVVARENEVQESKAEVNEAELTEEQPVEDVPEVLEPQYRINENHWGVEPIENAPENVVLLTIDDAPDKHAIQMAETLKEKDALAIFFVNGHFIDTDEEKQVLKQIHDMGFPIGNHTMSHTKLTDLTEEQQKDEIVKLNDEIEAIIGERPRYFRAPFGINSDYSKQVVADENMLLMNWSYGYDWNKEYMNAEAIANIMVNTELLRNGSNLLMHDREWTAAALGQIIDGLREKGYEMLDPSLLKTPQIKE
- a CDS encoding class I SAM-dependent methyltransferase; protein product: MSINFHEQQNRLTYASRNADQTWVNMMKKLVDVEGKKVLDLGCGGGIYSRALASMGAASVTGVDFSEQMLISAREHSEKYHNVEFIRANALNTKLIQNEYDFILVRAVIHHIKDLNRCFLELYRLLESGGTCIIQDRTPEDCLVEGSPDHIRGYFFSEFPKLRDREITRRYSEQQVKHELHVNGFRNIKTYELWETRRTYNQLDDLLSDITNRTGRSILYELNDNELVQLSKYIKEQLEKSNVTRIMERDRWTIWKANKV
- a CDS encoding hemolysin family protein — encoded protein: MALLNLFLIALLIALTAFFVASEFAIVKVRMTKIEHLAASGNKSAQAAMKVLNHLDEYLSACQLGITITSLGLGWLGEPTVEKLLHPVLQSFEVNETISSVVSFTIAFSAITFLHVVVGELAPKTVAIQKSEKISLLVAQPLIYFYKVMYPFIWLLNGSAQIITRLFGLHPASDHEMAHSEEELRLILSESYKSGEINQTEYQYVDKIFEFDERLAREIMIPRTEMVVVDEQDLIEENLKRMIKERYTRYPVVDGDKDHVTGIINVRDLLIDLIDNKRPESLTAYIRPVIHVIETIPVRDLLMKMQLKHIHMAILIDEYGGTAGLVTVEDILEEIVGDIRDEFDVDEQPDIQRVSEGTYIVDGKVLIDDLNKVIGTSLNHSNIDTVGGWLLSEKIEVKEEEEIEYDGVIFKVLEMDGRHISSVQVTLSNLE
- a CDS encoding DUF1885 family protein, encoding MAGSSYIKLVPNSRQQDISLEDLKELFHYYKEITGKTGKQLGWGYENAAFPYEIKQQTDSNGQWFYLKGTEDRYAYILIGVGKEKHDEGSFQSYIQVTLPDESTYGDKGKANEFSKFLAKKLEGELHLFNGRIMYYYKRK
- a CDS encoding DUF3055 domain-containing protein; translated protein: MIQEFHKFYDEHENVKVRFVGFSTDDVRYDFGIVHTNMFFGKPLVICMQTGRSSLLDADDVKDVEYLMQTFRIKTEQEAINLADFFSETLPSPQLDAQYD
- a CDS encoding GapA-binding peptide SR1P, producing the protein MGIIVCQSCNSTIDHYEDEKVTTLYSKCDGCCNDEDIDE
- a CDS encoding aminotransferase class I/II-fold pyridoxal phosphate-dependent enzyme — encoded protein: MHQSKTPLFSGLLEHIEKKPVQFHIPGHKKGAGMDTEFRNFIGKDALSIDLINIGPLDDLHHPHGMIEEAQKLAADAFGADHTFFSVQGTSGAIMTMIMSVCSPGDKIIIPRNVHKSIMSAIIFSGATPIFIHPEIDKTFGISHGISTEAAQKALEAHPDAKGLLVINPTYFGVSANLKEIVNLAHSFGVPVLVDEAHGVHIHFHDDLPLSAMQAGADMAATSVHKLGGSLTQSSVLNVKEGLVSVERVQSIISMLTTTSTSYLLLASLDTARRQLATNGYELLSKTIDLAERARKMINEIPHLHCAGREILGTRSTYDMDPTKLIISIKDLDMTGYDVELWLREHYNIEVELSDLYNILCIITPGDSETEIKLLIEALQQLSNERNSVAKKHETQPVHVPNIPLLSLSPRDAFYSETEVVPFEESAGRIIAEFIMVYPPGIPILIPGEIITEENLSYISENLEAGLPVQGPEDHDLKKLRVIKEHRAIK
- a CDS encoding NAD(P)H-dependent flavin oxidoreductase; this encodes MDWQTRVSKALGIQYPIIQGGLAYLAYSDLAAAVSNAGGLGQITAMSLSSPKELRDEIRKVREKTDKPFGVNFAIGQHGRPFAHMLEVAIEEKVEVVSMTGGNPTPIFEQLEGTGIKKLVLVAARRQAEKAEELGADAVMVVGQEGGGHLGRDDIGTMVLVPQVVDAVSIPVIASGGIGDGRGLMAALALGAEGIEMGTRFIAVEECVHAHEAYQKRLVEANEHDTVVIKRSLGTPARAISNEWTSQILEMERNKQGFEALKEHINGQANKRYIYEGKDNEGFGWAGQVLGRIKDVPTTAELFKRIISEAEQIRTEWSGNVTKQSL
- a CDS encoding UPF0223 family protein, whose amino-acid sequence is MEYSYPIDMDWDKEEVIDIIGFFEMIEKAYEKGVERDLLLASYRRFKEIVPGKAQEKQSFRQFDESANVSCYHTVKKARESESGSIIKM